The DNA window GTGCCGTTGTTGTAGGGGTTACGGCACGGGTGTGGGGCGTGACAGCACGTAAATCGCGCTGGCCAGGAAAAACGCCCCCACCCCCAACAGCAACGGCCACGACGGCCGCGCGCCCCAGCAGAACATCACGAACCCGAACGCCATGCCGCCCGCCGCAAAGGCCTTGCCTTTGCGGCTCACCGCGCCCTGCTCACGCCAGGCCCGCAGCGACGGGCCGTACTTCGGGTGCTCCAGCAGCTTGCGTTCGAACTTCGGCGAACTACGCGCGAAGCAGCCCACCGCCAGAATCAGGAAGATGGTGGTTGGCATCACCGGCAACAGCGCGCCGATGACGCCCAGCGCCACCATCACCCAGCCCAGTGCGAACCACATCCAGCGCATCAGCGGCCCCTTTCCCTCATCGCCCGAATTCCTGTTCCACGTGCCCATGCACGCTGCGGAACGCGGCGTCGGCGGCGTCGATCACCTGCTGCTCCTGTTCGGCGGTCAGCGCCACGCTGTCCAGCGCGGCGGTGAACGCGCGCCAGTGGCGCGCGGCCCCGTCCGGATGCGCGGCAAGATGACGGGCACCGAAGTCGGCATCCAGCCCCAGTTT is part of the Stenotrophomonas oahuensis genome and encodes:
- a CDS encoding YbaN family protein — encoded protein: MRWMWFALGWVMVALGVIGALLPVMPTTIFLILAVGCFARSSPKFERKLLEHPKYGPSLRAWREQGAVSRKGKAFAAGGMAFGFVMFCWGARPSWPLLLGVGAFFLASAIYVLSRPTPVP